One Methylocaldum marinum DNA window includes the following coding sequences:
- a CDS encoding DUF3857 domain-containing transglutaminase family protein yields the protein MSIICRLIGLFALLGISAGTAAAKANRVLKLPGNTTELVRWSPVPPHYRYQDLLPHAERMSLFQNLGYGSVTLAEKHEFVLRDDKLDEETTHSIQLYVTSSGISNGGNSGFWVDGTTQRAEILEAYVLQPDGTTIEVDPATLQITSDNSPDIFNDSYYVTVPFPQIRPGSISVLVYKTVSDLKKSPLPWSRILFPARFTPIESFQVRVDWIDNRRRPAWKTDYPELACRETPLSLSCATKKAIPPVLTERDMPSPYDVLPVLVLAEPTSWAAISATMQTLADSALSKGKEIKELAERLIRDAARPEERLNRLFAFVSRDIRYVGIEHGHSGVVPKPTTTTLAHRFGDCKDKTMLFVDLARKVGLDAYPVLTSTNRRSLSKLLLPASSYFNHMIACVKLTPNYESCVDLTDPYLSAEFLPRAIHGAVKLTVGRGTEAPGSLASETFTWKMEMKADNRLTDDGTIVETLERSYDSHWADGIRSGLESRSQVDREQWLLEDYRNIMGDKVSPSLRLAGLDHPSFPLVISSTTEFRNAFDPAQMTHIVEVDPWLRDLARSVKTTNSRYPYSFQGIDFQSQITYRLNSGARIDNLGPRVDYQSLWGSFHRYYRKERDRVTVYTELKMPRAEIPVNDIAEFNRFLELTGEETRIWFGVQRELAARQ from the coding sequence ATGAGCATCATTTGTCGGCTGATAGGCCTGTTCGCGTTGCTCGGTATATCGGCCGGAACGGCGGCCGCAAAAGCCAACCGAGTCCTCAAATTGCCGGGCAACACGACGGAACTCGTGCGCTGGTCTCCGGTGCCGCCCCATTATCGCTATCAGGATCTTTTGCCGCACGCGGAAAGAATGTCCCTGTTCCAGAATCTCGGCTATGGGAGCGTAACCTTGGCCGAAAAGCACGAATTTGTGCTCAGGGACGACAAGCTCGACGAGGAGACCACCCATAGTATCCAGCTGTACGTTACGTCCAGCGGGATATCGAATGGGGGAAACAGCGGATTCTGGGTCGACGGAACCACTCAGCGGGCGGAAATTCTGGAGGCTTACGTCCTCCAGCCCGACGGTACGACGATAGAGGTCGATCCCGCCACCCTGCAAATCACCAGCGATAATTCTCCTGATATCTTCAACGATTCGTATTACGTCACCGTACCGTTTCCCCAAATAAGGCCGGGCAGCATTTCCGTCCTGGTTTATAAAACGGTCTCCGATTTGAAAAAATCGCCCCTGCCGTGGTCGCGGATTTTATTTCCGGCCCGCTTCACCCCCATCGAGAGTTTTCAAGTCCGGGTCGACTGGATCGACAACCGGCGGCGACCGGCGTGGAAAACCGACTACCCCGAACTGGCATGCCGGGAAACGCCCCTAAGTCTCTCTTGCGCCACGAAGAAAGCCATTCCTCCCGTCCTGACCGAGCGGGATATGCCCTCGCCTTACGACGTCCTGCCGGTACTGGTTCTGGCCGAACCGACGAGCTGGGCGGCCATCTCCGCCACCATGCAGACACTGGCCGATTCAGCGCTATCGAAGGGCAAGGAAATCAAGGAATTGGCAGAGCGTCTGATCCGTGACGCCGCACGGCCGGAAGAGCGGCTGAACCGCCTGTTCGCTTTCGTCTCCCGCGACATTCGTTATGTCGGTATCGAACACGGACACAGCGGCGTGGTCCCCAAACCGACGACAACGACCCTGGCGCACCGCTTCGGAGACTGCAAGGACAAAACCATGCTGTTCGTCGATTTGGCCCGAAAGGTGGGATTGGATGCCTATCCCGTGCTGACATCGACTAACAGGCGCTCACTCTCCAAACTGCTGCTGCCGGCATCATCGTACTTCAATCACATGATCGCCTGCGTAAAGCTGACGCCGAACTATGAATCCTGCGTCGATCTGACGGACCCCTACCTTTCTGCCGAATTTCTGCCGCGCGCCATCCACGGAGCGGTGAAACTGACAGTCGGCCGGGGAACCGAGGCACCGGGCAGCCTCGCTTCCGAAACGTTTACCTGGAAGATGGAAATGAAAGCGGACAACCGCCTGACCGATGACGGAACCATCGTCGAGACGCTCGAGAGAAGCTACGACTCTCACTGGGCAGATGGGATTCGCTCGGGTTTGGAGTCCCGATCCCAGGTGGATCGGGAACAATGGCTCCTGGAGGATTATCGCAACATCATGGGAGACAAGGTGAGTCCGAGCCTGCGATTAGCGGGCCTGGACCACCCGTCGTTCCCCCTGGTCATCAGTTCCACCACGGAATTCCGCAACGCTTTCGATCCGGCTCAAATGACCCATATCGTCGAAGTCGATCCATGGCTGCGCGATCTTGCGAGAAGCGTCAAAACAACCAACAGCCGCTACCCGTATTCGTTCCAGGGAATCGATTTTCAAAGCCAAATCACGTATCGGCTGAATTCGGGAGCCCGCATCGACAATTTGGGACCCAGAGTGGATTACCAGTCGCTTTGGGGGAGTTTTCATCGCTATTACCGGAAAGAGCGCGACCGCGTCACCGTTTACACCGAGCTGAAGATGCCCCGTGCGGAAATTCCGGTGAACGATATAGCCGAATTCAACCGGTTCCTGGAGCTCACCGGGGAGGAAACCCGAATCTGGTTCGGCGTTCAACGGGAGCTCGCCGCAAGGCAGTGA
- the rtcR gene encoding RNA repair transcriptional activator RtcR, translated as MKKIVVIGFVGTQLDSGKTSGRWEKWRPTVALTQREDLVVHRFELLYTHRHLALVEQLVADIASVSPETKVHPVALDIADPWDFGEVYSALFDFATAYPFNTDEEAYWIHITTGTHVAQICLFLMAEARYLPGLLLQSSPPKRHGINQVGDYALIDLDLSKYDPIARRFAREQSDAIALLKSGIATRNEHFNRVITEIEQVAVRSRAPILLMGPTGAGKSFLARRVYELKKARRQIDGRFVEVNCATLRGDGAASALFGHVKGAFTGAVTARGGLLRSADRGLLFLDEIGELGADEQAMLLKAIEEKTFFPVGGDLEVGSDFQLIAGTHRDLRRDVIAGRFREDLFARINLWTYSLPGLAQRPGDIEPNLDYLLARHSAELGRMVRFSKEARQKYLSFATSPAARWTGNFRDLGASVMRLATLADGGRISDALVDTEIARLRRQWEPGGDARTECIDRLIPAEDLAKIDLFDRLQLESVIRICRESASLSDAGRRLFAVSRSTRASSNDADRLRKYLARFGLNWKSVQAADLATR; from the coding sequence ATGAAAAAAATCGTCGTCATCGGTTTCGTCGGCACCCAGCTCGATTCCGGAAAGACCAGCGGGCGCTGGGAGAAATGGCGTCCCACGGTAGCCCTGACTCAGCGCGAGGACCTGGTAGTGCATCGCTTCGAACTGCTCTACACGCACCGGCATCTCGCCCTGGTCGAGCAGCTGGTCGCCGACATCGCCTCGGTCTCGCCCGAGACAAAAGTTCATCCAGTCGCGTTGGACATCGCCGATCCCTGGGATTTCGGCGAGGTCTACTCGGCGCTGTTCGACTTCGCCACGGCTTATCCCTTCAATACCGACGAGGAGGCGTACTGGATTCATATCACCACGGGTACCCACGTCGCGCAGATCTGCCTGTTTCTGATGGCCGAGGCGCGCTACCTCCCCGGCCTCTTGCTGCAAAGCTCCCCGCCCAAGCGGCATGGCATCAACCAGGTCGGCGATTACGCGCTCATCGACCTGGATCTGTCCAAGTACGACCCCATAGCCCGGCGCTTCGCCCGCGAACAGTCCGACGCCATCGCTCTGCTCAAATCCGGCATTGCCACCCGCAACGAGCATTTCAACCGGGTGATCACCGAAATCGAGCAGGTGGCGGTACGCTCCAGGGCGCCCATCCTGCTCATGGGACCGACCGGGGCCGGCAAATCCTTCCTGGCGCGGCGGGTGTACGAACTGAAAAAGGCACGCCGCCAGATCGACGGCCGCTTCGTCGAAGTCAACTGCGCCACCCTGCGTGGAGACGGCGCCGCTTCGGCCTTGTTCGGCCACGTCAAAGGCGCGTTCACCGGCGCGGTAACGGCGCGCGGCGGCCTCCTGCGCAGCGCGGACAGAGGATTATTGTTTCTCGACGAGATCGGCGAACTCGGAGCGGACGAGCAGGCCATGCTGCTCAAGGCGATCGAGGAAAAGACCTTCTTCCCGGTGGGCGGTGATCTGGAGGTGGGCAGCGATTTTCAGCTCATCGCCGGCACCCACCGGGATTTGCGCCGGGACGTCATCGCCGGACGGTTCCGCGAGGACTTGTTCGCCCGCATCAATCTCTGGACCTACAGCCTGCCCGGCCTTGCCCAGCGGCCCGGAGACATCGAGCCGAACCTGGACTATCTTCTAGCCCGTCACTCCGCCGAGCTCGGGCGAATGGTGCGCTTCAGCAAAGAGGCCCGGCAGAAATATCTGAGCTTCGCGACCTCGCCGGCCGCCCGCTGGACCGGCAATTTCCGCGATCTCGGCGCTTCCGTGATGCGCCTTGCGACCCTGGCGGACGGCGGCCGCATATCCGACGCCCTGGTGGACACCGAGATCGCCCGGCTGCGCCGCCAGTGGGAGCCCGGCGGCGACGCCCGGACCGAATGCATCGATCGTCTGATTCCGGCGGAGGATTTGGCCAAAATCGATCTTTTCGACCGGCTGCAACTGGAATCGGTGATTCGAATCTGCCGCGAGTCGGCCAGCCTCTCCGATGCCGGCCGCCGCCTGTTCGCGGTGTCCCGCTCGACTCGCGCCAGCAGCAACGACGCGGACCGGCTGCGGAAGTATCTTGCACGGTTCGGCTTGAACTGGAAGAGCGTACAGGCGGCGGATCTCGCCACCCGCTGA
- a CDS encoding vWA domain-containing protein, with protein MANLQLFRSLRGRLLPPAGALNHEGAPSYGFSPKHRLAQYAATGCLSGTFYAGAEAQLDTILALCREVDARFIAKTAVYCRERGYMKDTPALLAAVLTIRGREFLPEVFGRVIGNGRMLRNFVQILRSGAVGRKSLGTRPKKLIQRWLNQASERDLLNAAVGNAPSLADVVKMVHPKPAEPWREAFFAWLIGKPYDELALPPTTRAFEAWKRDPSGEPPEVPFQMLTALDLDAEQWARIARQGGWQMVRMNLNTFVRHGVFEINGMADTVAEKLRDAKAIARAGVFPYQLLAAYRAAGKGVPPVVREALQDALEISLANVPEMPGRVVVCPDVSGSMSSPVTGFRGSASTAVRCIDVAALIGAALLRKNRETIVLPFENDVVTVDLNPRDTVLTNAEKLASIGGGGTNCSAPLARLNRRKAKADLVLMVSDNESWVDATRRGATATQREWETFRQRNPAAKLVCVDIQPYGTTQAAERDDILNIGGFSDEVFRVLGTFAAGQLNPEHWVGVIEEIVL; from the coding sequence ATGGCGAACTTACAGTTGTTCCGGAGCCTGCGCGGCCGACTACTGCCGCCGGCCGGCGCCCTAAACCACGAAGGTGCTCCGAGCTATGGTTTCAGCCCTAAACACCGATTGGCCCAATACGCGGCCACCGGCTGCCTGAGCGGGACCTTCTACGCCGGGGCCGAAGCGCAACTGGACACGATCCTCGCGCTGTGCCGGGAGGTGGATGCCCGATTCATCGCCAAGACTGCCGTTTACTGCCGCGAGAGAGGTTATATGAAAGACACTCCCGCTCTGCTGGCGGCGGTGCTGACGATCCGGGGCCGGGAATTCCTGCCCGAGGTGTTCGGCCGCGTGATCGGCAACGGCCGGATGCTGCGCAACTTCGTGCAGATCCTGCGGAGCGGCGCGGTCGGCCGGAAGTCCCTGGGTACTCGGCCGAAAAAGCTGATTCAGCGATGGCTGAACCAGGCTTCCGAGCGGGACTTGCTGAACGCCGCGGTGGGCAACGCGCCGTCGCTGGCAGACGTGGTGAAGATGGTTCACCCGAAGCCGGCCGAGCCGTGGCGGGAAGCGTTCTTCGCCTGGCTGATCGGCAAACCTTACGATGAATTGGCCCTGCCGCCGACGACGCGGGCGTTCGAGGCGTGGAAGCGCGATCCCTCGGGAGAACCACCGGAAGTGCCGTTCCAGATGCTGACGGCGCTCGATCTCGATGCCGAGCAGTGGGCACGGATTGCCCGGCAGGGTGGGTGGCAGATGGTTCGCATGAACCTCAACACCTTCGTCCGGCACGGCGTGTTCGAGATCAACGGAATGGCCGACACGGTCGCGGAAAAACTGCGTGACGCGAAGGCCATCGCCAGAGCGGGTGTATTTCCGTACCAGTTGCTTGCCGCCTACCGGGCGGCGGGGAAGGGCGTACCGCCGGTGGTCCGGGAGGCTTTGCAGGATGCGCTGGAGATTTCCCTGGCGAACGTGCCGGAGATGCCCGGCCGGGTCGTGGTCTGCCCTGATGTGTCGGGTTCGATGAGCTCGCCGGTGACCGGTTTTCGCGGTTCGGCGAGCACCGCGGTGCGCTGCATCGATGTGGCGGCCCTGATCGGGGCGGCCTTGCTGCGGAAGAACCGGGAGACAATCGTGCTCCCGTTCGAGAACGATGTGGTGACCGTAGATCTGAATCCGCGCGACACGGTACTGACCAACGCGGAGAAGCTGGCGAGTATCGGCGGGGGCGGCACCAATTGCAGTGCTCCCCTGGCTCGGTTGAACCGCCGAAAGGCCAAGGCCGATCTCGTGCTGATGGTCTCGGATAACGAGTCCTGGGTCGACGCCACCCGGCGCGGAGCGACGGCCACGCAGCGGGAATGGGAAACCTTCCGGCAGCGCAACCCGGCGGCCAAGCTGGTCTGCGTGGATATCCAGCCGTACGGCACCACGCAGGCGGCGGAACGCGACGATATTCTGAATATCGGTGGATTTTCCGACGAGGTGTTCAGAGTATTGGGCACGTTCGCGGCGGGGCAGCTGAATCCGGAGCACTGGGTAGGCGTCATCGAGGAAATCGTTTTGTAA
- a CDS encoding RtcB family protein: MNQENYEVIQPADGRHIKLWTRGVPVEDDAKTQVCNLARLPFIFSHLAVMPDVHLGKGSTIGSVIPTLGAVIPAAVGVDIGCGMIAARTSLSAADLPDNLAGWRAAIEKAVPHGRTPGNRDRGAWSNPPADVDAVWAELEPDFRRIVEKHPKLARTNNRNHLGTLGTGNHFIEVCLDEADKVWLMLHSGSRGVGNAIGSYFIELAKEDMRRYFINLPDADLAYFPQGTEHFRDYVEAVEWAQSYARLNRALMMKHVVEAVRGVMAKPFEAEVEAVNCHHNYVQREHHFGKNILVTRKGAVSARDGELGIIPGSMGARSYIVRGKGEEQSFCSCSHGAGRMMSRSEAKRRFTVADQARATEGVECRKDAEVIDEIPMAYKDIDAVMRAQADLVEIVHTLKQVVCVKG; the protein is encoded by the coding sequence ATGAACCAGGAAAACTACGAAGTCATTCAGCCGGCTGATGGCCGGCACATCAAGCTGTGGACCCGAGGCGTGCCGGTCGAGGACGACGCCAAGACACAGGTGTGCAACCTCGCCCGGTTGCCGTTCATCTTCAGCCATCTGGCGGTGATGCCGGACGTCCATTTGGGAAAGGGCTCGACCATCGGCAGCGTGATCCCGACTCTGGGTGCCGTCATTCCGGCGGCGGTCGGGGTGGATATCGGCTGCGGGATGATCGCGGCGCGTACTTCGCTGAGCGCCGCCGACCTGCCGGACAACCTGGCGGGCTGGCGCGCCGCCATCGAGAAGGCCGTGCCGCACGGCAGGACGCCCGGTAACCGCGACCGCGGCGCCTGGAGCAACCCGCCGGCGGACGTCGACGCGGTGTGGGCGGAGCTGGAACCGGACTTCCGGCGCATCGTCGAAAAGCACCCGAAGCTGGCCAGGACCAACAACCGTAACCACCTGGGGACGCTCGGAACCGGCAACCACTTCATCGAAGTCTGCCTGGACGAGGCCGATAAGGTCTGGCTCATGCTGCACTCGGGGTCGCGCGGGGTCGGCAACGCTATCGGCAGCTATTTCATCGAGCTGGCGAAAGAAGACATGCGGCGCTATTTCATCAACCTGCCCGATGCGGACCTGGCCTATTTTCCGCAAGGCACGGAGCATTTCCGCGACTACGTGGAGGCGGTCGAATGGGCGCAGAGCTACGCCCGGCTGAACCGCGCGCTGATGATGAAGCACGTGGTCGAAGCCGTGCGCGGGGTAATGGCAAAGCCGTTCGAAGCGGAAGTCGAGGCGGTGAATTGCCACCATAATTACGTACAGCGCGAGCACCACTTCGGAAAGAACATCCTAGTGACCCGCAAGGGCGCGGTTTCGGCGCGGGACGGCGAACTCGGCATCATCCCGGGTTCCATGGGCGCGCGCTCCTACATCGTGCGCGGCAAGGGCGAGGAGCAATCCTTCTGCTCGTGCAGCCACGGTGCCGGACGGATGATGTCGCGTTCCGAGGCGAAGCGGCGTTTCACCGTGGCCGATCAGGCCAGGGCCACCGAGGGCGTCGAGTGCCGCAAAGATGCCGAGGTGATCGACGAGATTCCCATGGCGTACAAGGATATCGACGCGGTGATGCGAGCCCAGGCGGATTTGGTGGAGATCGTGCACACCCTGAAGCAGGTGGTGTGCGTGAAAGGATAG
- the rtcA gene encoding RNA 3'-terminal phosphate cyclase, translated as MTQWLELDGSEGEGGGQILRTALSLSMCTGTPFRIVNIRAKRKTPGLMRQHLTAVQAAAEICGAEVDGGRVGSQALSFAPDKIRGGDYRFAIGTAGSCTLVFQTVLPALLLADASSRIEFHGGTHNPMSPPFHFLERAFVPLLRRMGAEVSLELKRFGFYPAGGGSCTARIEPVAKLMPLVLEQRGARLRAYAESFIAALPVHIARRELDVIRRRLGWSDEQVLLRGLANDQGPGNALLVTFEHDQVTEVFSGFGEKGITAETVAERTADQVRRYLASGAAVGYYLADQLLLPLALAGGGSFTASALSRHTLTNAEVIRRFLGIGIRMDKTGDEAFRIELG; from the coding sequence ATGACCCAGTGGTTGGAATTGGACGGCTCGGAGGGCGAGGGCGGCGGACAGATTCTGCGAACGGCGTTGTCCTTGTCCATGTGCACCGGCACGCCCTTCCGCATCGTGAATATCCGCGCCAAGCGCAAAACGCCGGGGTTGATGCGTCAGCATCTCACCGCGGTGCAGGCTGCGGCGGAGATTTGCGGGGCGGAAGTCGACGGCGGCCGGGTGGGCTCCCAGGCCTTGAGTTTCGCCCCGGACAAAATCCGCGGCGGCGATTATCGCTTCGCCATCGGCACCGCGGGCAGTTGCACCCTGGTATTCCAGACCGTGTTGCCGGCCCTGTTGCTTGCAGACGCATCCAGCCGCATCGAGTTCCACGGCGGCACCCACAATCCGATGTCGCCGCCGTTCCATTTCCTGGAACGCGCCTTTGTGCCGCTGCTGCGCCGGATGGGGGCGGAGGTTTCGCTGGAGCTGAAGCGCTTCGGGTTTTACCCCGCCGGCGGCGGGAGCTGCACGGCCCGCATCGAACCGGTAGCGAAGCTCATGCCTCTGGTTCTCGAACAACGCGGCGCCCGTTTGCGCGCCTACGCGGAAAGCTTCATCGCCGCTCTGCCGGTCCATATCGCCCGGCGCGAACTGGATGTGATCCGCAGGCGACTGGGGTGGAGCGATGAGCAAGTCCTGCTGCGCGGTCTGGCGAACGATCAGGGACCGGGCAATGCCTTGCTGGTAACGTTCGAACACGACCAAGTTACGGAGGTCTTCAGCGGCTTCGGAGAAAAAGGCATCACCGCGGAAACCGTGGCCGAGAGAACCGCCGACCAAGTGCGCCGCTATCTGGCTTCGGGAGCCGCAGTGGGGTACTACTTGGCCGACCAGTTGCTCTTGCCGCTGGCCTTGGCCGGCGGCGGCTCGTTCACGGCGTCGGCATTAAGCCGGCATACGCTCACCAACGCCGAAGTCATCCGGCGATTCCTCGGGATCGGGATTCGGATGGACAAAACCGGCGATGAAGCGTTTCGAATAGAGCTCGGATAG
- a CDS encoding FitA-like ribbon-helix-helix domain-containing protein, whose translation MPGITLKNIPDTLYQRLVDIARQHHRSLTKEILFALERHVQQPSHDKTELLQRIRLRVCVARPLSANPIGNGRQESGACVSGTGGSNRPVPRYNGPVKY comes from the coding sequence ATGCCTGGCATCACTCTCAAGAACATCCCCGACACGTTATATCAGCGGTTAGTGGATATCGCTCGACAGCATCATCGAAGTCTTACGAAAGAAATTCTTTTCGCTCTCGAACGGCATGTTCAACAGCCATCCCACGACAAAACTGAACTGCTGCAGCGCATACGATTGCGAGTTTGTGTGGCTCGCCCGCTATCTGCGAATCCCATTGGTAACGGCAGACAAGAAAGTGGCGCATGCGTTTCCGGGACAGGCGGTAGCAATCGACCAGTTCCTAGGTACAACGGCCCCGTGAAGTATTGA
- the tnpA gene encoding IS200/IS605 family transposase, with protein sequence MKEYQKSLSHTRWDCKYHVVFIPKRRKKEIFGALKRHLGEIFHELAGHKESKIVEGHLMGDHVHMCISIPPKYAISNVVGYIKGKRAIQIARQFGGRQRNFTGENFWARGYFVSTVGLDEAMVRAYIRHQEQEDERIDQMKLGL encoded by the coding sequence ATGAAAGAGTACCAGAAGAGTCTTTCCCACACCCGGTGGGATTGTAAGTATCATGTGGTGTTCATCCCGAAGCGGCGGAAGAAAGAGATTTTTGGTGCGCTCAAGCGGCATCTTGGAGAGATATTTCATGAGCTTGCCGGGCACAAGGAATCGAAAATAGTAGAAGGTCACCTGATGGGCGACCACGTTCATATGTGTATCAGCATTCCGCCGAAGTATGCGATTTCGAACGTGGTGGGCTACATCAAGGGTAAGCGTGCGATCCAAATCGCCCGGCAGTTTGGGGGGCGGCAGAGGAACTTCACCGGGGAGAATTTCTGGGCGAGGGGATATTTTGTGTCCACGGTGGGTTTGGATGAGGCTATGGTTCGGGCGTATATCCGCCATCAGGAACAGGAGGATGAGCGTATTGACCAGATGAAGCTGGGCCTGTAA
- a CDS encoding glycerophosphodiester phosphodiesterase family protein — protein sequence MRSHLTMIACAAITAALPGISAAAPASHKQNIQLGPRPFFLVNDMEESKLKKKLQKCAKGPFKKTDFSIGHRGAALQFPEHTRESYEAAARMGAGILECDVTFTRDKELVCRHAQNDLHTTTNILAIPELAAKCTKPFTPATFDAEGNLLTPATAECRTSDITLAEFKTLRGKMDASNPRAKTVVEYMGGTADFRTDLYAGPTSGTLLTHKESIELFKKLGVKMTPELKAPSVAMPFDGFSQEDFAQKMIDEYKEAGVSPKKVYAQSFSIDDVLYWVRYEPAFGKQAVYLDDAETVADLPDAATLANYKAMGINIVAPPTFALLDLDADGNIVPSEYARNAKDAGLDIITWTLERSGILADGNNGFYFQTVDSALKREGDVMKVLDVLAKDVGVIGVFSDWAATVTYYANCKGL from the coding sequence ATGCGTTCCCATTTGACAATGATTGCCTGCGCGGCAATCACCGCGGCACTGCCCGGTATTTCCGCGGCGGCACCCGCGTCCCACAAGCAAAACATACAGTTGGGACCTCGCCCGTTCTTTCTGGTCAACGACATGGAAGAAAGCAAACTCAAGAAGAAGCTCCAGAAATGCGCGAAAGGGCCGTTCAAGAAAACCGATTTTTCGATAGGCCACCGCGGCGCCGCTCTCCAGTTCCCGGAACATACCAGGGAATCCTACGAAGCTGCGGCCCGCATGGGCGCGGGCATTCTGGAATGCGACGTGACGTTTACCCGCGACAAGGAACTGGTATGCCGCCATGCGCAGAACGATCTGCATACCACCACCAATATCCTCGCCATCCCGGAGCTTGCGGCCAAGTGCACCAAGCCTTTCACTCCGGCCACGTTCGATGCCGAAGGCAATCTCCTGACGCCCGCCACGGCCGAATGCCGCACCAGCGACATCACTCTGGCCGAATTCAAAACCCTCCGCGGCAAGATGGACGCCTCCAATCCGCGCGCTAAAACCGTCGTCGAGTACATGGGGGGCACAGCGGATTTCCGCACGGATCTCTATGCCGGCCCGACCAGCGGCACCCTGCTCACCCATAAGGAAAGCATCGAGCTTTTCAAGAAACTGGGCGTGAAGATGACCCCCGAACTGAAGGCCCCCAGCGTGGCCATGCCGTTCGACGGCTTTTCGCAGGAGGACTTCGCCCAGAAGATGATCGACGAATACAAGGAAGCCGGCGTTTCTCCGAAAAAGGTCTACGCCCAATCCTTCAGCATCGACGACGTGCTCTACTGGGTTCGCTACGAACCCGCCTTCGGCAAGCAGGCCGTCTATCTGGACGATGCCGAGACGGTCGCCGATCTGCCCGATGCCGCCACTCTGGCCAACTACAAGGCGATGGGGATCAATATCGTGGCCCCGCCGACCTTTGCCCTGCTGGACCTGGACGCCGACGGCAACATCGTACCGTCAGAATACGCCCGGAACGCCAAGGACGCCGGCCTGGACATCATCACCTGGACCCTGGAACGCTCCGGAATTCTCGCCGACGGCAACAACGGATTCTATTTTCAGACCGTGGACTCCGCCCTCAAGCGCGAAGGCGACGTGATGAAAGTGCTGGACGTGCTGGCCAAGGACGTGGGTGTCATCGGCGTATTCAGCGACTGGGCGGCAACCGTCACCTATTACGCCAATTGCAAGGGATTGTAG
- a CDS encoding DUF4340 domain-containing protein — protein MNQINAKGLLGLAAVAVVAVIAAIFVASARQPENDPTPTAAFAMPELRGHINDVKGITLTGAEDKPLVTLIHGENGWTVKEKGGYSADTGKLRELLLKMAEAGLLEPKTESDKRYPELGVEDVTAKDAKGILVDLDGLQKPARLIVGKVSAQGNGTFVRHPGNKQSWLAKGTLRIERDPAQWLDQALTDIPSERIAEIVLTKSDGKPLRLFKADPDDETFTVADLPSGREIEDHATLGGLASTLAGLTLADVLPEASAQAPAKDQLIKARYTTFDGVTLDVQAWKQDGKHLARFSAALNQAVAEARIQAEQAKAKADHEAGRKQDAEENAQESAESGAEIPESAALAVTDPAKDRQQRLDALNQEVEKLNQRFRNWTFVVPEFKYANMDKSLEDVLKPSTKTETAHSKPQAGKSGKH, from the coding sequence ATGAATCAAATCAATGCGAAAGGCCTGTTGGGTCTGGCCGCCGTGGCCGTGGTCGCCGTTATCGCGGCCATCTTCGTGGCTTCGGCCCGCCAGCCGGAGAACGATCCCACCCCGACCGCCGCTTTCGCCATGCCGGAGTTGCGCGGCCACATCAACGACGTCAAAGGCATCACCCTGACCGGCGCGGAAGACAAGCCCCTGGTCACCCTGATCCATGGGGAGAACGGCTGGACGGTGAAAGAGAAAGGCGGATATTCCGCCGATACCGGCAAGTTGCGCGAGCTGCTGCTGAAAATGGCCGAGGCCGGCCTTTTGGAACCCAAGACCGAGAGTGACAAGCGCTATCCTGAACTGGGTGTCGAGGACGTCACCGCCAAGGATGCCAAAGGCATCCTGGTGGACTTGGACGGCCTGCAGAAACCCGCTCGGCTCATCGTCGGGAAAGTCAGCGCCCAGGGCAACGGCACTTTCGTGCGTCATCCCGGGAATAAACAAAGCTGGTTGGCCAAGGGGACTCTCCGCATCGAGCGCGACCCGGCGCAGTGGCTGGACCAAGCGCTGACCGACATTCCATCGGAGCGGATTGCCGAGATCGTCCTGACCAAATCCGACGGCAAACCTTTGCGTCTCTTCAAGGCAGATCCGGACGATGAGACATTCACGGTCGCCGACCTGCCCTCGGGTCGGGAGATCGAGGACCACGCCACCCTCGGCGGACTGGCCTCGACCCTGGCGGGACTGACGCTGGCGGACGTGTTACCCGAGGCGTCTGCCCAAGCCCCGGCGAAAGATCAGCTGATCAAGGCGCGCTATACGACCTTCGATGGCGTGACCCTGGACGTTCAGGCCTGGAAACAGGACGGCAAGCATCTCGCGCGGTTCTCGGCGGCATTGAATCAGGCCGTGGCGGAGGCGCGCATTCAGGCGGAGCAGGCCAAGGCAAAAGCGGACCACGAAGCCGGCCGAAAGCAGGATGCCGAGGAAAACGCCCAAGAAAGCGCGGAAAGCGGAGCGGAGATTCCGGAATCCGCAGCGCTGGCGGTCACCGACCCCGCCAAAGACCGTCAGCAAAGGCTGGATGCCCTGAATCAGGAAGTCGAGAAGCTCAATCAACGCTTCCGCAACTGGACTTTCGTGGTTCCGGAATTCAAATACGCCAACATGGACAAATCGCTGGAGGATGTCCTGAAACCATCGACGAAAACGGAAACCGCCCACTCGAAACCGCAGGCCGGGAAATCCGGCAAGCACTGA